CTCACAACATGTAAACAAACCCAAAGAAATTATTGTCCCGGTCAATTAATTCAGCTGACAGCCGGAAGCGCCCTGATCAAATCCTGTCGGGCTCGGAAACGGACTTAACGTTCACCCCACGTGACCTCGGATTTCTGTTCTTGCCCGCTGAAGGTGGCCAATTCTCTCGCTCGTCCAACCTATCCCACCGCCACCTGCGATCCCAGAGATTAAACCAAGACGTAAGTGGAGTAGGACGCGTGTTGTACTCGAGGATCTTAGCATAAACTATGATTCTAACTCTAATTGTATACACAGTTCCCGCGAATAAAATGCTCCCGTCGTTCCCTCAGATTGATGCTTCCAGATCCAGAACACACGTGACATTAATAACTCGCTAATTACATTCCCCACCCCGCCTTCCGACTCTCACCCGCGTCAAGCTCTCCTCACTCATCGCGCCACACATGAGAACGCATGCGAGGTTTCGTGGAAGACCGCCGTGGCCTTCCAATGTTCTCGGATCGCTGCAACAATGAGGGGTTAGTTCCAGACCTGGACCCGAAATGAACGGCAGAGAAGACGCAAGGTGATGCAGTACTGCATGCTTCGCCTAGCCCCTTTCTCTACTCAATTTCCCTTGTTTAAAGGCAGGATGAGGGGAGGACGTCAGAGGGGGTGGGGAGGTGGCGAGATGAATGTGCTTAGCAAATCAGCAGCGATTAGCTCCTGACCCTATAGTAGCGCGTAAAAATGACCACATTTTCTAGCCCCTTTGCCAGCTCGGCAAGTATCGCATAGGCGGTGGGGGTTCCCGGCCGACATATATTCGCCTAACGCCTCTCGAGCGATACCCACTGCGGCAACAATAGCTCCATCGTTCATTTTCTCCCTGACCTTCTATCTCATCTCCATCCCAACCTTTTTGTCCCCATAGCCAGTCTAGTAGCACGCTCTTTCCCAACCTAGCCTCAGGTGTCCTAGTCGCGCGGCTTTCCCATACGGATAACACCGCCTTTTCATCCCAGCATCCGCCGAAATGCTCCTCTTATCGAGTTGACACGTTCCCATCGCTCGCACGGTTTGTTAAGGTTGAGGGTCATTATCCTTCAGAAAACCCAATCCAATACCCAACCGAGTAAAAAGACCAATTGACCGCTGGGGCCGATTCTCCCAACCccatgtcatagacacaGACTTGCTATATATGCTCTCGGAGGAATGCATTGACCCCCAGCCCCATTTCGGGTACCTCTCCCGTACCCGGAAAGAAACAAGTCAAGTGAAAAGCCCCAGCACCCCATTTTAAGATCTGAGAACGATCAACGATATTAACCCCTCTCTCATCTTTGACTCATGACCTCACAAGCATGAGGTTCACCGTTCTACACCGCCCCAATGTTTGAAGCCCATCTGAAAGACAGAACCTGCCACCGTGCAACGTCGACTCCAATATAGCAAAGACAACATCTGGCCTTGACCGGCGCAACCCCACACCATTCCGTAACAGGCACGAAATGAAAAATGCTCGGAGCGGAGCCAAAAGCGTATCCGGTACTCACCGATCACAATAAACACGTGCCAAATCGCATGACTGCCCGCCCAGTCAAACCACCCAGGGAAACAACACTCGGGAAAGTGGGTGGCGTAAAACGCCAGGCCGGTCAGGTAGCTCGCGAGAGAAGGCACAAGGGGGTCTATTGTTGCCGTGAGCGCCCAATAACCAAAAGTATAATGGATTAGACGTAAAAAAGTGAATAAAAAGATTATTCAAAACGCATGTCGATTGGGGCGTAAGTAAATAGGGGAACTTACCGATAAACTCCCACATCCGGCTAAACGAATGTTTGTATGACAGGTGACCCAACGGAACCATAGCCGAGCATGCACAGAGCAGGAAAAAGGCAATGCGCCATTTCTGATTCGTTTGGTCCATTCATAGATGGACAAGTACAAATTTCGCCGAGCAAGTGGTCATTAATTATAAGGTCGCATTACGAATTCACCGGGTCAGGTCCGAATAAAGGCCATGTCATCAAAGATAGGAGAGGCATTGAGCTAATTGACGCCGAGCGACTGGATTTATACACGCACCTTATTCCTACGTTCATTAAACCACCCCTGGAACGGCAATATTGACCCAGCGATACCAGTCATGATTGCGATGCTGATATAAAACCGCATTATCATAGGTTGACAAGCAAACCTATTTTTCTCGTGTCAGTCCATCATTCCATGGCTGTGACAAATGCTTATCGTACCCGTAGTACATGACTCCACTCACACTGGCACTAATAAGCCATCCAATTCCAACGTAGTCAATTCGTGCGCCAGCCTCGAGGAGCCAAAAGTCGGAGCAACCAGCAAGAGTGTGCCAGATAGTCGAGCATGTAAGGCAAGCACCAGCCGCTAACAAGAAAAGGAATTTAGGAAGAGGATCGGCTGGCGAAGTCGGAAATGGTGTAAAACCAAAGGAGGATATATCGAACTGGGAAATGGTGGGAAATCCTGACAAGATTGAGTGCTGGGTAAACAGTGATGTCCACGGGACGGGTATGACGGAAAGAATAGCCAGCAAAGGTACGAAGTGTGTCTGAATATTAACTAGTAATTTTATGTAAGTATGATTTTAGTACCAATGAGGGGAGACCTACCTGTTTCGTTGTGTAGCTGAAACATACTAAACACCAATGTGGTCCACCTTGCGCCTGGGATAAAGCTAGACCAGTGTTTAAAATGTGTTGTGGGCGGGCTCACTGCAAGGCTTACCGGTAGCCTTCCCATACGAATTCATTGTTCCTCCACTGCTCGGGCAAATCGCGGTACCGAATTAGCCTCTTGCCTCCTTGAGACTTCTCGAGCGCCAGCGCATGTAGGTCCACTTTGTCCCCTCGCTCCTTCCCCTTCCCTTCTAAAGCGATGTCTTCCTCAATCTCATGGCCACGGGGGTGAATGTTCAAGCCCTTCCACCTGGTATCTACCCAGTTGACATCTCCATCTGCATCGTCCTCGATCAGGCTCTCAACGAACGAAACGAGTTTATCCGTCGCAGAGGACAAATCGGCTGGAAGAGCCGCCCTTAATTCGTCCAAACGAGCATGCAAATCGGGTATAGCCATGGGAAGTACGGAGATATTCGGCATATGCATGTCAGGGATATTCGGAAGCGTCGGAATGTTCGGGAGAGCACCATCTGCCCAGCGTCGAACCTCTCCAACAAATCGGTCTTTGAATGAGTCGAATTTGGACTTGGCATCGTCGTAGCTCTGGGTTGAAAGTGTGTATAATTTATTTTTGGCCTCATCGAGCGAAAGAGTGGAGAGTTCGGCACTCAGGTGCGCGTAACGGGAACGCCAGTCGAAATCGATATCCAAGTCCAACGCCGAGCCAAAGTCGAAATCAAGTGCATTTCGAATACCGAAATCGTACTCAAAGTCGTATTCTTGAGTGTCATCGTTAGGGGTTTCCTCATTTAGGCTTGGGAAGTAAGCAGCTACTTCGTCGCGGAGTTGGTGTAATAGTTGAAGAGCGGAAGACGAAGTGCTGAGCCGAGCTTCGAGGTCAGCGAGATGAGAGAGGACCGCCAAGTACAAGGAAGGAGGTGGTGTTGGATCCGCATGGAGCGGTGGGCCGGTAACTGAGGACTCTGGGATATCAAGATTTAGAGGAGCAAGGGACTTGAGAGCTGCACGAGATATTGGCTGCCTCCTCCTCCTGAGTGTGTTGGGCCTCGCCCTTTGGTTGAATCGAAAATTATGAAGGGCAGGCACAGATAATCGACGAGCTTGAGGAGCGCGTCTGGAGGTATCCATTTGGTCGAGCTGTGTGCCAGACGGTGGTGGAGTACTGTAAGTTCAGGACTATCTGTGAAGTGATCACAGACCCACCCTTTGATTGACACAAAGCGCTACTTTACGAGAGTTCAACGGTAACAGTGTCACTACAAAGGGTATGTAAGATTCTGCCTAGTCGGCACCGCACATTAGTGTCATAAAGAGCCCGGAATTGGACAAACATTCTGCCCCTACAATAGTGGTATTTCTATCTCTAGAATACGCCAGCCGGCTCGCGGGAACTTGTAGTGTAAGTCTATGAAAAAACGAATGTGGTTAAGAAGAATCGGGAAGCtacccttaagcgcccggaAGGGTTGACGTGAGGGCGGAAACCGGTGGGGCCGGATTACGTACACCTTGCTCCCTCGTGCTCTTCCCCAACAAGCCGTGATGGTGTCGAGCTCGAAAGCGATTTAGATACGATTGTTAATACTACTACCAATATTTGACCGAAACCTATTTGAAACTTTCCATCACTATTGGAAGCTATATTGACCATATGTGCTATTCTCCTTCCCAGTTTCTTTGTGCGCAACTATTTCTGGTTCAGACTGGTCGCCGCCTTCCTTCTCATTCAGGCTAAATTGATGATGGTGAGATATAGTCACATCGCCTGTAGCTCAGGAGCCGAATCTATCAAGGCCGGTGGGATGTTGACCATGGACTCGAAATCTTTAGGAGAACCACATTGATACACAAGTGTAGATAAGTAGGCAATTCCAGTTTCAATGATGAACAGACCGCGTTAATTCAAAGCTCCGAGATCATAGTCGATATCACATATTTGGTTGTTAGTGTATACCCATATTTTATTCGTTGAATAGGTTTTCTGTGCAGGGGGTAGGGTTGAATTTATGGTACACTTGCGTAAGCACAGTTATTAGTCGAGTAATTGAATCACAATACGTAAACTCGCCTTTTTTTTTGCCAGTGACGACCACTACCATCCGCTCATTTGGACGCCAGCAACGGTCTATTTACCGTTATCCTCCAGGATAGAAAATTCACgctcactcaatcacaagtCGAGTTCGACGGTCCCAAACTACTTCTCCACACGCTTTCTCGGAGATTCTCGTGGATCTCAGACGCGCCAAATCAAGCTAAACCGCGATCCCGACTTGTTCAAAATCATCCTCAGTTATCTGTGTGGATATGTTGTTCTTCCTTTAAGCGCGAAACAAATACCTGAACACATGTCGCCCGCTACTGTTTTAAGTAACCTGCGAAGCGATGCAGTGTTATATCAGCTGAACGGACTTGTTCAAGCGTGTCAGGAATTCGTCTCGAGTCAGACTCTCCAACAACGAAGAACGTATATGGCGTTTGTGAGCGCGCCTTTGATGCCATCGCATGCACAGAAAGGTGTGTACGTTTTATCCTTGAACATAATGTCGGTTAGCCAACCTTTACGCGTTAGAAACCGTTATTCTCCAAGCCAAGCATGATTGCTATGCTGCGACCATCTCTTCGGATGCACTCTCAGGCACACTATTTGACTTTCTTGGCCGATCGAAGAGTGGTTCAGCAATGACTTTTGATGAGATTAGGATCCTGGCTGTGGTTGAAGAAGTATTAAGATCCAAGTTGGGATCCGAGTATCCATACAAATGGCAGTTGGTGGGCTGGGATGCAAGTTATTCACCCGACCAGCAAAAATGGATGGTAGTAATCGTTGTTCGAAACGTTTTGTCTGTGGTCGCATAGATTGGGTTTCATGTTTAGAGTAGTGAGCTTGCATATAATGTTTAATGCCTTAATAATATGTCTATTCGAGATAGCAAACCATAGACAAAATTTGGCTGTAGCCCTCCCTCAAGACTCTTCCAAGTCGTTTGGACGTTTTGCGACTTGGCCGTGAGCATGTAGCAGGTCACGTGAGGACCGCTTCATGTcgtgtcgacttgcgtccgacctcctccaccgtctGGCCTCGTACACACTGAGTGCCGCGGCACGCTTTTGCGTGTCGCTTTTATCGCGCCCACCATCCCGTAGGTcacgagagctggtttggaCCGCCCACCCACAAGccagactcgcggtcggcgcccccggtccaccctccctgcttcgcagccgcgggggttTCCCAACCTCACCGGTCTGGATCTTGTGGTCGACGCGGACAAGTGGGTAGATGACAATTTCTTGAATTACCCGCCAAAAGATATCCCAGGCGCGTTATTTGTATCAGCTACCTTAGTACTTGAACTTATCAAGTCAGTTCATAGATAAAGAAGCCATCTGAGGTTATGGGTTGTCAGGAAGCTGTTACTCAGAGTGAGACTTCGAATAAGCCCAAAAGAAAAGTGGAAGGGAAAGAGCATCAGAAAGTGAGTAGGAGTCCGGTAGCAGTAAGTCGAGTTTTGATTTCTGATTCAGTCTGGCTCCTGTGCTAAGAACTCAACTTGTGTATCTTCTCCTAAagttcaatcatgtgatagCGAGGATGAGCCTAGGTATACGTCCACGTCCGAGGGACCGGTTACTTCAAAGAAGGCAAAGGGCTTTACAATGGTAGGTAGAACATTAGTAAGTAGTCGATAGAGTTCATGCTAATGGATAATGTTTGCCTGCCAGCACTCATTTGTAGCCTCGGACAGACCAAAGGCCGCCCCAAAGGCACTCGAAGTGTCACACAGGTTGGTAAATCACTCCTGGAGCGAAGGGTCGGTTCATCTCACGCCGGGCACTAGAGACCTAACTAAATGATCATAAAGACCACAAGATAGCTGTGTACATTATTAGGATCACCTCTAAGCTCCTTTACAGATCTGGAATCGTGTATGGCTTATGTGCACAACCAAAAACAATGTATTTTTGGTTACATGGAGCATTTTGCAATAAAAGCAAGACAAAACTGGCGAATTCATTATTATATGGAATGCACTATTGATATCATTGTTAGACACATCAGGGCattatatatatgcgcaattTCGGTGGTCATATCCAACTCTAGCTCTGTGTCAGCTCTAGTTTGCGTATGGCTAATTAAACCTTGTGACGTTGAACTTGTTGATTCACCCAGCGGGCCTGAAGGTGCAGGAGCTTCCAGTAGATCTCTGAGGCAAAGCTTTGCGCCCATATACATAGGAGAGTGGTGGCTTGAATGGCTTGAATTATATGGATCCGTCTCCGAATAGACCGGTTATAGGCTATGAAACACAATGGTCTACGAATCCAGATAACCTTGGGCTTGTGTCCCAGTCAAGTACCATACATGACGCCCCCATAATTAGTTGGACCTTGGGCCAATACACAAAAAGGGAAGGAGAAATATGAGCACATGAAAAGAGGAAACCCGCATACGATCAGGACCGGCAGACGGATGGGAGGGGGTCAGAGAGGCGGTACGCCGAACCGGGACGCCACTGGGGCTGACTCACCGAGCGAGCCGGGTGTGAGGCCAAACCCGGTCGTACGCGAGTAGAAGAGGTATGGGCGGGTGGGACTCGCGGAAAAAGAGGACAAGTGGACAGGACAAACTCTGCTGCGAGCACGCTGTGCTCGCAGTACGCAGTATGGAAGAGAAGGAACACGGGGCGCAAGCACCGAATCAAAATATATACCATAAACAGTGCGCAAACATGACACCTATCGAGTGGCACAAGCACATGCTCCGGCCTGACCGGTCTAGTATAAGCTTTGCGGCATCCGCAAGCTCCGTCGCAGAACTCTACACAGGCTACATATCCATTTGTATAAAATACTTATAGTCGCAGTGATCCTGGACTTAACCAGTGCAGCGCACCGTGTATGCGCAAATAACATGACCAACCCGAATTCAAACATAAAAAACGGGCCCATCCTCCGAGACCAAGATAAGGTCCCGTGCGGTAATTAAACGATGGAACGGCGCATCAATATCAATCGGAGTATCAACTCTAACTTTTGATGATATTCCGCAAACTCAGTGGAGCTGGTTGCAGGAgacaaaggaaaaggaaaatatACCAAAGAGGTAGCTTCAAGAGTCTGGAATATTATCGAGCTTGGCCTATGGTTCGAGCAAGCACATTCCTACAAACTATGTATTGATATGTCATCATTATTATATGTGGTATCCGTGTTGGTCCTGCACATGGCACATGGCACATGCAGGAGGGCCTGGGGTATCCCGCAGACGATCTGTAGCCTGTTTGAAGTTATTTACAGGGCTACCAGTACTGGGACCGTTCGGATCGTATCTATGGCTTAGTATAATAAGGGACTATTGTACAGGCCGCGAAATGTGCGTACTAAATTTCGCTCTACGAGTGAGAATTAAAGAGTGCAAGTTTAGATATGATGCAAAATCGGGTTCAGTGTACTCACGTAAATCTGGATTTCCGGCCTCACTCAAG
This genomic interval from Rhizoctonia solani chromosome 11, complete sequence contains the following:
- a CDS encoding hemolysin-III channel protein codes for the protein MDTSRRAPQARRLSVPALHNFRFNQRARPNTLRRRRQPISRAALKSLAPLNLDIPESSVTGPPLHADPTPPPSLYLAVLSHLADLEARLSTSSSALQLLHQLRDEVAAYFPSLNEETPNDDTQEYDFEYDFGIRNALDFDFGSALDLDIDFDWRSRYAHLSAELSTLSLDEAKNKLYTLSTQSYDDAKSKFDSFKDRFVGEVRRWADGALPNIPTLPNIPDMHMPNISVLPMAIPDLHARLDELRAALPADLSSATDKLVSFVESLIEDDADGDVNWVDTRWKGLNIHPRGHEIEEDIALEGKGKERGDKVDLHALALEKSQGGKRLIRYRDLPEQWRNNEFVWEGYRFIPGARWTTLVFSMFQLHNETVNIQTHFVPLLAILSVIPVPWTSLFTQHSILSGFPTISQFDISSFGFTPFPTSPADPLPKFLFLLAAGACLTCSTIWHTLAGCSDFWLLEAGARIDYVGIGWLISASVSGVMYYGYDKHLSQPWNDGLTREK
- a CDS encoding The BTB (BR-C, ttk and bab)/POZ (Pox virus and Zinc finger) domain; this translates as MSPATVLSNLRSDAVLYQLNGLVQACQEFVSSQTLQQRRTYMAFVSAPLMPSHAQKETVILQAKHDCYAATISSDALSGTLFDFLGRSKSGSAMTFDEIRILAVVEEVLRSKLGSEYPYKWQLVTRAGLDRPPTSQTRGRRPRSTLPASQPRGFPNLTGLDLVVDADKWVDDNFLNYPPKDIPGALFVSATLEAVTQSETSNKPKRKVEGKEHQKSGSCAKNSTCVSSPKVQSCDSEDEPRYTSTSEGPVTSKKAKGFTMHSFVASDRPKAAPKALEVSHRDLTK